The following coding sequences lie in one Methanothermobacter sp. MT-2 genomic window:
- a CDS encoding pseudomurein-binding repeat-containing protein has protein sequence MKCDKCGYENDPDAKYCVKCGNRFQEGADKNIIILVVALILVGIIGVAAGIISKSQIREDIPVNIEEGFPLSEVPSLAAEIERSGYNFDSVTYKGVTLDKWQCLYIFSRAIVMIHNGETGNIPIREFTPPNNPYGYVESGMLTKAEYLDMAQRTYNWMDDYASAPNFIGITTPGVPDLSPETALRIYTKILTYYNATGELPETINF, from the coding sequence TTGAAATGTGACAAATGCGGATACGAGAACGACCCTGACGCAAAGTATTGCGTAAAATGTGGTAATAGATTCCAAGAGGGCGCGGACAAGAATATTATCATATTAGTCGTCGCCTTGATACTCGTAGGCATAATAGGAGTGGCCGCTGGGATCATATCAAAATCACAGATCAGAGAGGATATTCCAGTAAATATCGAGGAAGGATTCCCACTATCAGAGGTCCCAAGTCTTGCTGCTGAAATAGAAAGATCAGGATACAACTTCGATTCAGTCACATATAAAGGCGTCACACTCGATAAATGGCAATGTCTCTATATATTCTCAAGAGCCATTGTAATGATACATAATGGTGAAACTGGCAACATCCCTATAAGAGAATTCACCCCCCCAAACAACCCCTATGGATATGTCGAATCTGGAATGCTTACAAAAGCCGAATATCTTGACATGGCCCAGAGAACCTATAATTGGATGGACGACTATGCAAGTGCACCTAACTTTATCGGCATCACAACACCTGGAGTCCCTGATTTATCCCCTGAAACGGCTTTGAGGATCTATACGAAAATCTTAACATATTACAATGCCACGGGAGAACTACCAGAGACAATAAATTTTTAA
- a CDS encoding transcriptional regulator produces MLGAGKVIAGLVLLAIIAYGLYTISNPGTTTFSGDYISFEYQKDLNVTIHDVDLAESSCESVVLKDKEGEHMVSFFKNVPLEDVEYNVSSWTLGVADKGNLGDVEYTQYYLDEPPLYLCLCEGWQGLFSHV; encoded by the coding sequence GTGTTAGGTGCAGGTAAAGTAATTGCAGGATTGGTTTTACTTGCCATTATCGCATATGGATTGTATACTATTTCGAATCCTGGTACAACCACATTTTCAGGAGACTATATTTCCTTCGAATACCAAAAAGACTTGAATGTCACGATCCACGATGTTGATCTTGCTGAAAGTTCTTGTGAATCTGTTGTGCTTAAGGATAAGGAAGGAGAACACATGGTAAGTTTTTTTAAGAATGTTCCATTAGAGGATGTTGAATATAATGTTTCTTCTTGGACTCTTGGTGTAGCAGATAAGGGGAACCTTGGTGATGTGGAGTATACTCAATATTATTTAGATGAACCCCCTTTATATCTATGTCTTTGTGAAGGGTGGCAGGGTCTTTTTAGTCACGTGTAA
- a CDS encoding plasma-membrane proton-efflux P-type ATPase — MIILLALLNDAPIMTIAYDNVKYSNKPEKWNLKTILSIATFLGILGVIESFFVLYLGIRILQLSLPVLQSFIYLKLSVAGHLTVFMARTRGHFWEIRPAPQLFIAHCSYSTYCNLDHSLCHLPWAGF; from the coding sequence ATGATAATTCTACTAGCACTATTAAACGACGCGCCCATCATGACAATCGCCTACGATAATGTAAAATATTCAAATAAACCAGAAAAATGGAATCTGAAAACCATATTAAGCATAGCCACATTCCTTGGAATTTTAGGCGTTATAGAATCCTTTTTCGTGCTTTATTTAGGGATTAGAATATTACAGTTATCCCTCCCAGTCCTCCAATCCTTCATATATCTCAAACTCTCTGTCGCCGGCCATTTAACAGTGTTCATGGCAAGGACAAGAGGCCATTTCTGGGAGATCAGACCAGCACCACAACTTTTCATCGCCCATTGTAGCTACTCAACTTATTGCAACCTTGATCACAGTTTATGCCACCTGCCATGGGCTGGCTTTTAG
- a CDS encoding adenylate/guanylate cyclase yields the protein MIIKESIASERLKICPNCGIKNLEAARFCIECNQQIDKTTHEKLQGAPKEKINAKRIITPFTE from the coding sequence ATGATTATAAAAGAATCTATAGCCTCCGAAAGGTTGAAAATTTGCCCAAACTGTGGAATTAAAAACCTTGAAGCTGCAAGATTTTGCATAGAATGCAACCAGCAAATAGACAAAACAACACACGAAAAACTACAAGGAGCCCCCAAAGAAAAAATAAATGCGAAACGAATAATTACTCCATTTACCGAATAA
- a CDS encoding helicase domain protein, producing the protein MDFGPSIMDNTENREVVRLIKDQLKNCEEAKFAIGYFFITGFSLIEDDFPAEFQKKPFLKIVMGDETTKQTGEEITEGHELRELFKDKMIGELQEQNITKEQIRNITLLRKLIAEEIIEVKLFDKSKLHAKLYLFLTNPTSEYQSPGLALVGSSNFTKKGLTKNKELNVALTSREDVLYLNRWFDDLWEEATDFSQDMLKIIDYSGVTEKDHKPKMGQRIDPELLFKYLVYHWFDGRVKNILKKDVLMEFQLIGVMNAINSLNTYNGVILADSVGLGKSFLAAAIIEEYINGKHPTWKPENKKPSALLILPPSLINQWEDLLINQEYFFQGQEKKLITSNNELSSAYEIIENETLGKIGFMSLGKFQNLKKESLKRIADEYDIYVIDEAHKYRNSNTKRWKNIRKLQRKTTGEKNKFLLLTATPINNSIRDVYNLIRLFMDDTFMQFRLKGIEVDELINQYTKLKKEIEIDPDPHKKKELKKIANKIKNEILDEIMVLRTRKYILEQFKDLQINGKPLIFKDPQPFSLEYSAFYKKEYLEFIELLKETLPELNFEHTKLYGSRYILFEDDEISVKEPEMKLIEIADLLKLLLGKRLESGIYPFETTIRRIYEKEKTFYDLFKNQETWNRTTFKRVLEAAMEKAYIKKDLDEIMDEYGLEEEVTRFDRIIDIIKGYAKSGTNPLKSGIEIILDLMEKDLRTMDKILNSIDNLKEIERSEFKTLGKIPLQKEDIIEMPIFTYKDDPKLRALKNIIGNPEFKSAEINVPSLKGKKIVIFTQYKDTAYYLYKNLRYWIKNEIDLHTWLKDGNRLKIGLVTGETETSTKINYIKRFSPGSNNGWNEVKKSGDIEILITTDALSEGINLQDADAVVNYDLPWNPMILVQRVGRVNRIGNEKDITVVNYMPSGEIEVMVGILNKLNEKIEDITLVVGKDVRILSPEEKINIETFGEKIKDLSKIPMEKLEEYGLSNEIKGFIPGKISREQLEDYKLLNTIQYELGYTPEDFAEVEKMDGNYYTYIENDVGLTAIYEYYKGPYKVKKQILTLEDGKIKESTPLKLLELLKSRSSKPYKVDKAIQGLEKFKKNSDKVIDHLKSVTETQRGFLRDLSNALLLKREEISDMDKFRRVYNTISRLPSRSYSRKIKSYLIGKGLIRMRGNEIEMNDVNKIVGSLHDYLTAKEVLGDASLKVESKMRGWYCGYNKNS; encoded by the coding sequence ATGGATTTTGGCCCCTCAATCATGGATAATACTGAAAACCGCGAAGTTGTCAGACTTATTAAAGATCAATTGAAAAACTGTGAAGAAGCCAAATTTGCAATAGGTTACTTCTTCATAACGGGATTCTCACTCATAGAGGACGACTTTCCGGCAGAATTCCAAAAAAAACCCTTTCTGAAAATAGTGATGGGAGATGAAACCACCAAACAAACAGGTGAAGAAATTACAGAGGGTCATGAACTTAGAGAGCTCTTTAAGGACAAAATGATAGGAGAACTTCAAGAACAGAACATAACAAAAGAACAAATAAGAAACATAACCCTCCTCAGAAAACTCATCGCAGAAGAAATAATAGAAGTCAAACTATTTGATAAATCAAAACTCCATGCGAAATTATATCTATTTCTTACAAATCCAACATCAGAATATCAGTCCCCCGGACTGGCACTTGTTGGTTCATCCAATTTCACAAAAAAAGGTCTTACCAAAAACAAAGAACTTAACGTAGCTCTAACCTCAAGAGAAGATGTTTTATATCTTAACAGGTGGTTCGATGATCTCTGGGAAGAAGCCACAGACTTCAGTCAGGACATGCTGAAAATCATAGACTACTCTGGAGTAACAGAAAAAGACCATAAACCAAAGATGGGCCAGAGAATAGACCCAGAACTCCTATTCAAGTACCTCGTCTACCACTGGTTCGATGGAAGAGTAAAAAACATCCTCAAAAAAGACGTGCTCATGGAATTCCAGTTAATAGGGGTCATGAACGCCATAAACTCCCTAAACACCTATAACGGCGTTATACTGGCAGATTCTGTCGGGCTTGGAAAAAGCTTCCTTGCAGCAGCAATAATCGAGGAATACATCAACGGAAAACACCCTACATGGAAACCAGAGAATAAAAAACCATCAGCACTCCTCATACTGCCCCCATCACTCATAAACCAGTGGGAAGACCTCCTGATAAACCAGGAATACTTCTTCCAAGGCCAGGAAAAAAAACTGATAACCAGCAACAATGAACTCAGCAGCGCATACGAAATAATAGAAAACGAAACACTTGGAAAAATAGGATTCATGTCCCTTGGGAAGTTTCAGAATCTCAAAAAGGAGAGTCTGAAAAGGATAGCAGACGAATATGACATCTATGTGATTGATGAGGCACACAAATACAGAAATAGCAACACTAAAAGATGGAAAAATATCCGTAAATTACAACGAAAAACAACAGGTGAGAAAAATAAATTCCTCCTTTTAACCGCAACACCAATAAATAACTCAATAAGAGACGTATACAACCTTATACGCCTCTTCATGGATGACACATTCATGCAATTCAGACTGAAGGGCATAGAAGTGGATGAACTCATAAATCAATACACAAAACTGAAAAAAGAAATAGAAATAGATCCAGATCCTCACAAGAAAAAAGAACTCAAAAAGATAGCTAACAAAATAAAAAATGAAATACTGGACGAAATAATGGTCCTCAGAACAAGGAAATACATTCTGGAACAATTCAAGGACCTCCAGATAAACGGAAAACCACTTATATTTAAAGACCCCCAGCCATTTAGCCTCGAATATTCCGCATTCTACAAGAAAGAATACCTAGAGTTTATAGAACTACTCAAGGAAACATTGCCAGAGCTCAATTTTGAACACACAAAACTCTATGGCTCAAGGTACATTCTTTTTGAAGATGATGAAATAAGCGTTAAAGAACCTGAAATGAAACTCATAGAAATAGCAGACCTCCTGAAACTTTTACTGGGAAAAAGACTTGAAAGCGGCATATACCCTTTCGAAACAACAATTAGGAGGATATACGAAAAAGAAAAGACTTTCTACGACTTATTCAAGAACCAGGAAACATGGAACAGAACCACATTCAAAAGAGTTCTGGAAGCTGCAATGGAAAAGGCATATATAAAAAAGGATCTCGATGAAATAATGGATGAATATGGCCTCGAAGAAGAGGTTACAAGATTTGACAGGATAATAGATATAATTAAGGGTTATGCCAAATCAGGAACAAATCCCTTGAAGTCAGGTATTGAAATAATACTGGATTTAATGGAAAAAGACCTGAGAACAATGGATAAAATCCTCAACAGTATTGACAATCTCAAGGAAATAGAAAGGTCCGAGTTTAAAACCCTTGGAAAAATACCCTTACAGAAAGAAGATATAATAGAGATGCCAATCTTCACATACAAAGATGATCCAAAACTTAGAGCGCTCAAAAACATCATCGGAAACCCTGAATTCAAATCAGCAGAGATTAATGTGCCTAGTCTTAAAGGGAAGAAGATTGTCATATTCACCCAGTACAAGGACACTGCTTACTACCTCTATAAAAACCTGCGATACTGGATAAAAAATGAAATTGACTTGCACACCTGGCTAAAAGATGGTAATAGACTGAAAATAGGCTTGGTAACTGGTGAAACAGAAACATCAACAAAGATAAACTATATAAAAAGATTCTCACCAGGCTCCAATAATGGCTGGAATGAAGTAAAAAAATCAGGGGACATCGAAATTCTCATAACAACCGATGCACTCAGTGAAGGTATCAATCTCCAAGATGCAGATGCAGTTGTGAACTATGACCTCCCATGGAATCCCATGATCCTAGTCCAGAGAGTTGGAAGAGTTAACAGGATAGGAAATGAAAAGGACATCACAGTTGTTAACTACATGCCCTCTGGGGAGATAGAGGTCATGGTTGGAATATTAAACAAACTTAACGAAAAAATAGAGGACATAACACTTGTTGTCGGTAAAGACGTTAGAATCTTATCCCCAGAAGAGAAGATCAACATAGAAACATTCGGAGAGAAGATCAAAGACCTATCAAAAATTCCAATGGAAAAGCTTGAAGAATATGGACTTTCAAATGAGATTAAAGGTTTCATACCTGGCAAAATTTCAAGAGAGCAGCTTGAGGATTACAAACTGCTGAACACAATACAGTACGAATTAGGATACACACCAGAGGACTTTGCTGAAGTTGAAAAAATGGATGGGAATTACTACACATACATAGAAAATGATGTAGGGCTCACAGCCATTTATGAGTACTACAAAGGGCCATATAAAGTAAAAAAACAGATTCTCACATTAGAAGATGGGAAGATTAAGGAGTCAACTCCTCTTAAGCTTCTTGAACTCCTAAAATCAAGGAGTTCTAAGCCCTATAAGGTTGATAAAGCAATTCAGGGCCTTGAAAAATTCAAAAAGAATAGTGATAAAGTGATTGATCACCTTAAAAGTGTAACTGAAACCCAGAGAGGATTCCTCAGAGACCTTTCCAATGCATTATTATTAAAAAGAGAAGAAATATCGGACATGGATAAATTTAGGCGCGTATATAATACCATCTCAAGGCTGCCATCCAGATCATATTCTAGAAAAATAAAATCGTATTTAATAGGTAAGGGTCTAATCAGAATGCGAGGTAATGAAATTGAAATGAACGATGTAAATAAAATAGTGGGTTCACTTCATGATTATCTTACTGCTAAAGAAGTTCTTGGGGATGCCTCGCTTAAAGTTGAATCTAAAATGAGGGGTTGGTACTGTGGATATAATAAGAACTCTTGA
- a CDS encoding putative thymidylate synthase: MSTSRRSKIPNPIDFKPIKDKLNLMAVFRSQSFDTKAYGNFIALAILLHRMCQAAGYKPGAIVSTANKVTFDGHKNDLYKHLRANIVGHITHQQALDI; the protein is encoded by the coding sequence ATGTCCACGAGCAGAAGGAGTAAAATCCCTAACCCAATCGATTTCAAACCAATAAAAGACAAATTGAACCTAATGGCGGTTTTCAGGAGCCAATCCTTTGATACAAAGGCATATGGAAACTTCATCGCACTTGCCATACTACTCCATAGGATGTGTCAGGCTGCTGGATATAAGCCAGGGGCTATTGTATCCACAGCTAATAAAGTAACATTTGATGGCCATAAGAATGATCTCTATAAACATTTAAGAGCAAATATCGTGGGACATATCACTCATCAGCAGGCATTAGATATATAA
- a CDS encoding PBS lyase HEAT domain protein repeat-containing protein translates to MHAAMALGEIADPNTIEPLITTLKDQNEDIREVVAWALWKIGEPAIKPLIHALKDPNRKVREGAAWALGWIGDSRAVEPLKRALEDPDKDVRESAADALGKLGVR, encoded by the coding sequence ATGCATGCAGCCATGGCCCTCGGAGAAATAGCCGATCCTAATACAATAGAACCACTAATAACAACACTAAAAGACCAAAACGAGGATATCCGCGAAGTAGTAGCCTGGGCCCTTTGGAAAATAGGCGAACCCGCAATAAAACCACTAATCCACGCACTAAAAGACCCAAACCGGAAGGTTCGCGAGGGAGCAGCTTGGGCCCTTGGATGGATAGGTGATTCTCGTGCAGTAGAACCACTGAAAAGAGCACTAGAAGACCCAGACAAGGATGTTCGTGAGTCTGCTGCTGATGCCCTTGGGAAGCTGGGTGTTCGGTAG
- a CDS encoding copper-translocating P-type ATPase: MSSFVYFYGGYPFFKGIYNELKSRTPGMDTLISVAITSAYIYSSAIVFGLGGSEFFMELITLIDIMLIGHWIEMKSVLGASSALEELAKLMPSSAHKLMPSGKIIEVSLDELSVGDQVIVKLGEKIPVDGEIVSGSTSIDESMLTGESKPVFKKEGDEVIGGSINGDGSITVEIKKTGKDSFLSQIINLVEEVQASKSKTQDIANRFALWLTILSLTGALITFSVWLGLTHQTLNFALERAVTVMVISCPHALGLAVPLVVAVSTALAASNGLLIRDRVAFENARNVDAIIFDKTGTLTEGKFGVTDIIALNDEYDKDEILKYAASLEKYSEHPIAKGIISAAKETLPVEDFQAIPGKGIKGNINGKKVEIVSPGYLRELNISFNNENVEKLSSQGKTIVFVIINKNLKGAIALADIIRPESKEAVSKFKSMGIKCIMITGDKKEVAEWVSNKIGLDEYFAEVLPQEKAEKVKEIQSKGLTVAMTGDGINDAPALAQADVGIAIGAGTDVAIETGDVILVKSNPLDALYLIKLAKSTYRKMIQNLIWGTGYNIFAIPSAAGVLYAYGVLLTPAEGAALMALSTIIVAINSRFLKIEK; the protein is encoded by the coding sequence TTGTCATCATTTGTTTACTTTTATGGTGGATATCCATTTTTTAAGGGTATTTACAATGAACTTAAATCACGGACTCCAGGAATGGATACATTAATCAGTGTGGCAATTACAAGCGCATATATTTACAGTAGTGCAATTGTTTTTGGACTTGGCGGAAGCGAATTTTTCATGGAATTAATTACTCTTATAGATATTATGCTTATAGGGCACTGGATTGAAATGAAATCTGTTCTTGGAGCTTCCAGTGCACTTGAAGAACTTGCAAAACTCATGCCATCAAGTGCCCATAAATTAATGCCCAGTGGAAAAATAATAGAAGTTTCATTGGATGAATTAAGTGTAGGAGACCAAGTTATAGTGAAACTTGGAGAAAAAATCCCTGTAGATGGTGAAATTGTAAGTGGAAGCACTTCCATTGACGAATCCATGCTCACGGGAGAATCAAAACCCGTTTTCAAAAAAGAAGGCGATGAGGTTATAGGCGGCTCAATAAATGGCGATGGATCCATCACAGTAGAAATAAAAAAGACTGGCAAGGATTCATTCCTTTCCCAAATTATAAATCTTGTTGAAGAAGTACAGGCAAGCAAATCAAAAACCCAGGACATAGCAAACCGTTTTGCGCTCTGGCTCACAATACTATCCCTTACAGGCGCTCTTATAACCTTCTCAGTATGGTTGGGATTGACTCATCAGACTCTTAATTTTGCACTGGAAAGAGCCGTAACCGTTATGGTTATCAGCTGCCCCCATGCTCTTGGACTCGCAGTTCCCCTTGTTGTAGCGGTATCCACAGCTTTAGCAGCAAGTAATGGATTATTAATACGGGATCGTGTAGCATTCGAAAATGCACGAAATGTTGATGCCATAATTTTCGATAAAACAGGCACCCTAACCGAGGGAAAATTTGGCGTAACTGATATCATCGCTCTAAACGATGAATATGATAAAGATGAAATTCTAAAATATGCCGCATCCCTCGAAAAATACTCTGAACATCCTATTGCAAAAGGAATCATATCAGCTGCAAAAGAAACTCTCCCTGTAGAAGATTTCCAGGCAATCCCAGGAAAAGGCATAAAAGGCAACATAAATGGAAAAAAAGTCGAAATTGTAAGTCCAGGATATCTAAGAGAACTCAACATCTCATTTAATAACGAGAACGTGGAAAAACTTTCATCACAAGGAAAAACCATAGTCTTCGTAATTATCAACAAAAATTTAAAAGGTGCAATCGCCCTAGCAGACATCATAAGACCCGAATCAAAGGAAGCAGTTTCCAAATTTAAGTCAATGGGGATTAAATGCATAATGATAACAGGAGACAAAAAAGAGGTCGCAGAATGGGTGTCAAACAAAATAGGACTTGACGAATATTTCGCAGAAGTTCTACCACAAGAAAAGGCCGAAAAAGTAAAGGAGATCCAATCTAAGGGATTAACAGTGGCCATGACAGGTGATGGTATAAATGATGCGCCCGCACTCGCCCAAGCAGATGTTGGTATCGCAATTGGCGCCGGCACAGACGTTGCCATCGAAACCGGAGACGTAATCCTTGTAAAAAGCAATCCACTTGATGCATTATACCTAATTAAACTTGCCAAGTCAACCTACAGAAAAATGATCCAAAACCTAATATGGGGAACAGGCTACAACATCTTCGCAATCCCATCAGCCGCTGGCGTACTATACGCCTACGGAGTCCTCCTAACCCCAGCAGAAGGAGCGGCGCTAATGGCCCTAAGCACAATCATCGTGGCAATCAATTCCAGATTCCTCAAAATTGAAAAATAA
- a CDS encoding TPR repeat-containing protein, whose amino-acid sequence MKDSNSNVKAWFKEANRLLVEGKYEEALFYYDKALEAEPENTKLWDNKGVALSDMGRHLEAIECFEKALELKPDNAKAWSNMGVTLGALGRYEEAVECFDKSIELKPGSSRTWTNKGTALFCLEKYPEAVECFNQALDINPKNSEAWASKGSALRFMGEYSEAIECFEKFMELAPPRALPLVEQAKIIVEELKRMLEGDES is encoded by the coding sequence ATGAAGGATAGCAATTCAAATGTTAAAGCATGGTTTAAAGAAGCCAACCGTCTTTTAGTAGAAGGTAAGTATGAAGAAGCCCTCTTTTACTATGATAAGGCCCTTGAAGCAGAGCCAGAAAATACAAAACTGTGGGATAATAAAGGGGTTGCTTTATCAGACATGGGAAGACACCTAGAAGCCATAGAATGTTTCGAAAAAGCTTTGGAGTTAAAACCAGACAATGCAAAGGCCTGGTCTAACATGGGAGTTACACTTGGAGCCCTCGGAAGATACGAGGAAGCTGTAGAGTGCTTTGACAAATCCATAGAATTGAAACCTGGAAGTAGCAGAACATGGACCAATAAAGGAACCGCCCTCTTCTGCCTTGAAAAGTACCCAGAAGCGGTAGAATGTTTCAATCAAGCTTTAGATATAAATCCGAAAAATTCTGAGGCATGGGCCAGCAAAGGATCTGCTCTAAGATTTATGGGAGAATATAGTGAAGCCATAGAATGTTTCGAAAAATTTATGGAATTGGCCCCTCCAAGGGCTCTACCCCTAGTTGAACAGGCTAAAATTATCGTGGAAGAGCTTAAAAGGATGTTGGAAGGAGATGAATCTTAA
- a CDS encoding polymorphic outer membrane protein: MKVIKNQKNYLLLLTLILLTTTITTTMNYSHAASVLYVNANSGNDGNTGETPLTAKKTIQNATNEVDDHGTIHVADGNYPEHLIIAKNVNIIGQSQTGTTIDGTNNGRVMTILPGIKVSIESLTIQKGNVTGDIVNFGGGIFNNGILILNDCTIQNNTVMDGQANVGGNLQ, translated from the coding sequence GTGAAAGTTATAAAAAACCAAAAAAATTACTTGCTCCTTTTAACTCTCATACTTCTAACGACAACAATAACCACTACCATGAATTATTCTCACGCAGCATCTGTACTCTATGTCAATGCAAACTCAGGCAATGATGGAAACACCGGAGAAACACCATTAACCGCCAAAAAGACTATCCAGAACGCCACAAACGAAGTGGATGACCATGGAACCATCCATGTGGCCGATGGAAACTACCCCGAGCATCTAATAATCGCAAAGAACGTGAATATCATAGGTCAAAGCCAAACCGGCACCACTATCGACGGCACAAATAACGGTCGCGTCATGACTATCCTCCCTGGAATAAAAGTGAGCATTGAAAGTTTAACAATACAAAAAGGGAATGTCACTGGAGATATCGTCAACTTTGGAGGTGGAATATTCAACAATGGAATCCTCATCCTCAACGACTGTACCATCCAGAACAACACCGTCATGGATGGACAAGCCAATGTAGGGGGGAATCTACAATGA